The DNA segment ATAGTCGCCTGCAACATGACAAAGCTGAAGTTATGCGGCGCGATGACTGAGAAGGCGCTGGGGTGCGAAGGAGCGTCGCCGGCAAGGCCGTAGTGCAGCACCTTGGTGGTCCCGTCCAGTAGCATGCCCGTGGACCCAGCCGGGTGGCCCAGCCGGTAGGCGATCGCGAGCGCCGAGAAGAACAGCAGGGCGATGATCTGGATTCCATTGATGGCAATGTTGACCATCGTGGATCCATTCACGCCGCGATAGGCGATAAAGGCGACCACGAACGAAAAAATCACCGCGATGAGGGCCATGAAGACCGGACCCGGAATCGCGGAGTTCATCGTGCCCGGCGCCACGGTGCCCACGATGTAGCCGATCATGATGCCCATGGTCGCGACCATCGCGCCCGGATAGACCCAGTAGTAAAGGTGCGACGCCCAGCCGATCACGAACTTGGCAATGCGCGCGAACCGATATGCGTGAGTCTTGCTCAGAAAGGCCTGTTCGGCGAAAAAGTAGGAACTGCCCGCGCCTGGGTAGAGCTTGGCCAGCTCCGAGTACGATACGGCGGTAGCGTAAGCGAGCATCAGCGCCGCGAAAATTCCCGCCCACATCGTAGTCCCCGAGGGGAATGCGTAGCCCGCCTGGACGACGAAGGTGATCCACAAAAACGCACCCGGCGCAATCAGCGCCATGGCGTTAACCGTTACGCCGGTAAGTCCCAGCGTCGGTATCATCTTGGCTTCGGATTTCTCTGCCATCTTTCCTCCTTGCTCCAGCTAGTGTCTTGCTCTATCCATCGCAAGTTCTAGCCATGACCATACTGGTGGTCGTTCGGGCCTCCTCCGCAAGAAGGATGCCATTGCAAGGTCTTAAAAATGCAAAATGAAATGGTAATGGTGAGAGAGCGCCGCGCCCGCCGTTGCCTATGCGTCAGGCAGACGCCCGCCGGATGGTCATCGTTTTGAAAGCTAGTCGTCGGTCAGAGAGCAAGACGGCACGCCACAATCGTGTCTAGTTGAACACGTCCGCAGACGCGGTTGTGCTCAGACTGCGGCCTCACCGTGCTCGTCTGTGCGGATGCGAATTACATCAAGGATGTCGGAAACGTAGATTTTGCCGTCGCCGATTCTGCCGGTTCGTGCGCGCCGCAAGATCGCCTCAACCACCGCGTCCGCCTGCTCGTCGCGGACGATCACTTCCAGCTTGACCTTGGGTTTGAAGTCGATGATGTACTCGGAGCCGCGATACAACTCGGTCCGACCCTTCTGTCGACCGAATCCCTTAACTTCGTAGGTGGTCAGACCGCTGATACCGACCCGCTCGAGCTCGGCGCGGACCGCGTCCAAGGTGAACGGCTTAATGATCGCTTCGACCTTTTTCATGCGGGCCTCGCTCAACCTCGCAAATTGGGTGCCGCGCATTAGGCTAGCAATGAGTATACCCGTCGCTCACCGCATGCACGCGCACTGAGCATCGGCCAATCTGATAGTCATCAATTCATCGAACCACCCGCCGTGGTTTCGGCGGGGGCGCGACGGGACGAGGAGGTGGCGCTACGGCGAAGCTCGCCCCATCGAGTCCCGTTGAGGTCTTTAACACGGGCAGCGACCAACGGCGGTGGCCTGGCGCCTAGGGCCTGCCGACCGGCCTTGGGGCAAGCTCCGTGGCCAATCGAACGCGCTCCACAGTCTGTCAATAGCTCCACAAGGAGAGCGAAGGAAAAGCATCCTGGCCGTCTGCACGGACTACGAACCCATCGGCGACCAGTCTTTTTTGCGTCGACCCTTCCCACCCCCCGGAACTTAGCCCGACTGGCCCGACCCCGGGTCAGTCCCTGCGATGGCGATTTTTTCCTTAGCCGGTGCGCCCGCCGACCATACCTGTCGTTCAGCTACACGGCTGCTACGCACCTGTGGTATACACCGGGTCGATCAACCTTAGGAGATAAATGCGGACATGGCTAATCGTTTGTCGTCGGCGCAAGTGACCGCTCTGTACGAGAAACTCAGCAATTGGGGCAGATGGGGCAAGGAGGATCAGCGTGGCGCACTCAACTTTATCACCGACGCCAAGCGCGCCGCGGCAGCGAAACTAGTCAAGAGTGGCGAGGCGGTTTCCCTGGCCTTGCCGCTTGCGACCATCGCGGCGGCCGACAACCCCACCCCGGTGACTCACCTGATGGTGCAGGCGGGTTTCGATTCGCACGAGATGCCGCTCCCCTATGCGGGCGACTACTTCGCGATCGCTCCACACGGGATGGCCAACACTCACCTCGACGCACTTTGCCACGTTTTTTACAAAGGCAAGATGTACAACGGGTTCGACGCGGGGGAAGTCGGCTCGCATGGCGCGAATCGATGCGCTATCGATGTGGCGCGCGCAGGCATTATCGGCCGCGGCGTGCTGCTCGATATTCCGAAGGTGCGCAAAGTCGATTGGATTGAGCCAGGCGACAGGATTTTCCCCGAAGAACTCGACGCGGCAGAGCGTGCCCACGGCGTCCGCGTCGAGGAAGGCGACGTGCTTCTCATCCGTACCGGCCGTTCCGCACGACGCAAGGCCAAAGGCGGGTGGGACCCGATGCGAGTGGGTCTGCCCGGACTCGATGCAACCTGCCTGCCGTGGCTCCACGAGCGCAAGATTGCGGTGCTGGGCTCCGACAGCGTCAGCGACGTGACCCCGAGCGGCGACCAGGAGCATCCCCTGCCGATTCACGTCGGCACCTTGGTCATCATGGGAATTCATCTGATTGATAATGCCGACTTCGATGCGCTCTCGGCCGCCTGTGCCAAAGCGGGCCGCTACGAGTTCATGTTCTCACTGTGCCCGCTCATTCTCGAGCGGGGTACCGCCTCGCCCGTGAACCCGATCGCAATCTTGTAGGCCGTGGGTTCACGGCGCGGTCGAGAACGCGCACTTTGACGTGGAGAATTCACATGAAAGCTGACTCTCTGGTTATCGACTGCGATGGTCACATCCTGGAGCCGCCGGATCTGTGGGAGAAATACATCGACCCCAAGTATCGCGAGCGCGCGATGCGCATACGGGTCGGAGACGACCGGTTTGAGTATCTGGAAATAGACGGGAAGCGCGCCAAGATGACTGCGCCCGGCCTCCTAGGCTCGTTGGGCGGCATGGGTAAGCGAGTCGAGGAAGCGAAGCGTTTGCGCGAAACGGCGATGCGTGGCGGCGCCACACGTCCGGAGGACGTGCGCGCGGTACAGCCCAAGCCCGAAGATACCTATCTGAAAGGTGCAGCCTTCGGCACCATGGTTATGAAGGAACGCCTCCAGCTCCTCGACGAGGAAGGCATGCAGAAAGCGCTGCTCTACCCCACCATCGGGCTTCTCTGGGAAGCGGAATTGTTCGATGCCGAACTCTCAAGCG comes from the Candidatus Binataceae bacterium genome and includes:
- a CDS encoding P-II family nitrogen regulator — protein: MKKVEAIIKPFTLDAVRAELERVGISGLTTYEVKGFGRQKGRTELYRGSEYIIDFKPKVKLEVIVRDEQADAVVEAILRRARTGRIGDGKIYVSDILDVIRIRTDEHGEAAV
- a CDS encoding cyclase family protein; translation: MANRLSSAQVTALYEKLSNWGRWGKEDQRGALNFITDAKRAAAAKLVKSGEAVSLALPLATIAAADNPTPVTHLMVQAGFDSHEMPLPYAGDYFAIAPHGMANTHLDALCHVFYKGKMYNGFDAGEVGSHGANRCAIDVARAGIIGRGVLLDIPKVRKVDWIEPGDRIFPEELDAAERAHGVRVEEGDVLLIRTGRSARRKAKGGWDPMRVGLPGLDATCLPWLHERKIAVLGSDSVSDVTPSGDQEHPLPIHVGTLVIMGIHLIDNADFDALSAACAKAGRYEFMFSLCPLILERGTASPVNPIAIL